Part of the Chthoniobacterales bacterium genome is shown below.
CAACGTGGTCGCGGGCTGGTTTGTGAAAGAACCCGACGTCATCGCCATGGCCTCCGCGCTGCTCTCCATCGCGGGTATTTTCCAAATCTTCGACGGCATCCAAGTCATCGCTGGCGGCTGCCTGAATGGCCTCTCCGACGTGCGCGTGCCGACCCTCACCGCGTTTGTCGCCTACTGGTTGATCGCCCTTCCGCTGGCGTGGTATCTCGGCTTTACGCGTCATTGGGGAGGTCCCGGAATCTGGACCGCTTTGGCCGTTGGACTCGGACTTGCCGCGCTTTTTGCCCTCAGCCGTTTTCTCTTTCTGACGAGACGAGTTAGAGCGTAATCACCCAACTCAGAGCCGCGCCTTCGCCCGCTGAATCCGCCGCCACGCCGTGCGAATCGTTGATTTCTCGATCCGGCCGTCCTCCACCGCCTGCAGCACCATGGCAATAATCCTCCCCGGCAGCTCCGGCTCGCGCTCCGTGTTTGTCACCATCAGCACATCAGTTCCGGCATTGATCGCTCGGACGACCGCCTCCTCCAGCCCGTAATGTTTCGAGATCGCCTTCATCTGCAAATCATCGGAAATCACCAGCCCATCGAAATGCAACTCGTCCCTGAGCACCCCCTCGATCGCCGTGCGCGACAGGGAAACCGGGAAACCATCCGACGCCAGATCGCGTTGCAGCAGGTGGCCCGTCATCACCGCATCCACCCCGCCCGATGCGATCAACTCGCGATACGGCTCCAACTCCGCCGCCTTCCACGTCGCCGAGACATCCACAAAATCGTCGTGACTATCCGTGCGGCTCGACCCGTGACCGGGGAAATGTTTCAGCGCTGAGAGAATGCCGCGCGCCCGGTTCGCCGCCATGAATTCCCGGGCATAGGTCACCACCTTCGCCGGATCGCTGCCGTAAGTGCGGTGCTGGACCGAGATCGGATTCAACGGCTCGCCGCCGAGGTCCACCACCGGCCCCAGATCAAGATTAAACCCGGCCTCGCGCACCCAGCCCGTCATCGTATCAAACCGAAGGCGCGCCTCCGCCGGAGTCATCGTTGCCCCCATTTTTTCCGCCGACGGGATCGCCTCGTAGCCCAGCCTCGACCCGAGCCGCTGCACCAATCCGCCCTCCATGTCGATCACCAGAAACGGCGGAAACGGCCCGCCTGCCTCGCGATACAGCCGCGTCATTCCGAAAACACCGGCGCGGCTTTTGAAATTCCAGCCCAGAAAAATCACCCCTCCGACCTGTCCGGCGTGGACCTGACGCGCCACGCGCCGCGGCCCCTCGGCCCTGGCGTCGGCCCCGGTAAACCCGAGCAAAATCATCTGCCCCACCATCACCCGCAGCGGCGGCGACTGCACCGAAAAGAACCAAACTCCACCCGCCATGACCGCGCCAAGTCCCAGAAAAATCAGCAGTCGCCGGAAAAAGTCCATCCGCAGTTTCATGCCCAACTCCCCGCCAAAGGTCAAGCCCGGCTGAGTTCACTCTGCATCGAGCAAAGCGCTCGCTTTGCGAAAGTTGCCGGGCTGGTGATGAGCTGTTACTTCAAAATTTCGTCGAAGAAGATCTGCATTTGTTTCCAACTCCGCTCGGCAGCGGTGGCGTTGTAGCCGATTTTGCCGGTGAGGCCTGCGCTGGTGGCGAGCTGGTCGGCGGCGGGGTTGGTGAAGGCGTGGAGGGCGCCTGCGAAGTCGATGGATTGGTAGTCGATCCTGGCGGCTTCGAGTGATTTCTCGAGGTCGGCTTTGGCGGGGGCGGGGACCATGGGATCAATCGCGCCGTTGAGGAGGAGAAAATGGGTTTTCACTTTGCCTGCGACCTCGGCGGGAGCGGGGACGGGGCCGCCGTGGAAGCTGACGATGCCGACGAGCGGCGCGCCGCTGTAGGCCAGCGCCTGGACGGTGGAGCCGCCGAAGCAGAAGCCGATGGCGGCGAGTTTCGCAGGATCGACGGAGGGGTTCTTTTTTAATTGATCGAGCCCGGCCTGGGCGCGCTCGGCCATGAGGGGTTTGCCGTAGAATTGACCTGCGAGTTCGCCTGCTTTCTTTGGGTCTTCAGTGGTGACGCCTTGGCCATACATGTCGGCGGCGAAGGTAACGTAACCCAGCTCGGCGAGCTGGTTGGCGCGGCTTTTGGCGTAGTCGTTGAGGCCCCACCATTCGTGGATGAGGAGGATGCCGGGCGTTTTTCCGGGAGAAACTTTGGCGTCGTCGTAGGCGAGATAGCCGGTGAGGGGAGTGCCATTGTGCTCATAGGCGACGGTCTGGGTGACGAGTTTTGCTTGGGCGCTGGAGAAGACGGTGCAGGCGAGGAGGGCGAGAAAGGAGGTGTGCTTCATAAGATCGTCATACGCGAGAGCGGCGGGAAAAGCCGCATCTATTTCGCGGGGCTTTTGCGGTTAGCGGTTTTTGCCCTAGGTTGGGGGAAACATGTCACCAGAATTTGACCTCCTCATCATTGGCGCGGGCAGCGCGGGCTACAACGGGGCGTCGCTGGCGCACAAGCTGGGGTTGAAGGTGGGCCTGATCGACGGTGCGGAGGAACTCGGCGGGCTCTGCATTTTGCGCGGCTGCATGCCGAGCAAGGCGCTGCTGGCCGGGGCGAATCGGTTTCAGCGGGTGAAGGAGAGCGGGGAATTTGGCATTTCGGTGGAGAATGCCCGGATCGACATGGCGGAATTGATGGTGCGAAAGGATTGCTGGATCGGCGAGTTTGCGGACTATCGGCGGGGGCAGATCACGAGCGGGCGGTTTCCGTTTATTCATGGCCACGCCGCGTTTGTGGATGCGCACACGGTGGAAATTACGACAGGACCAGAGGTGGGTCGGCGGGTGACGGCGAGTTATTTTCTGCTGGCGACGGGGTCGGAATTAAAGCCACCGACGCTGCCCGGTCTGATGGAAACGGGTTTCCAGCACAGCGACACGCTGCTGAAGAATCCGCACATTCCGGCGTCGGTGATCGTGCTCGGAGCCGGGGCGATTGGGCTGGAGTTTGCCCATTATTACAATGCGCTGGGGAGCCGGGTGACGATTTTGCAGCGCAGTGCGCATCTGCTGCGAGGCTCGGATTTTGAAGTCTCCGATGGCTTGCGCAAGGCGCTGGAGAAACGCGGGATCGCGATTCAGACGGGAGTTGCACTCGAATCTGCCGGAGTCGGCCCGAATGGGAAAAAGGTCGTCTATTCCCAGAATGGCGAGCGTCACGAAGTCGAGGCCGAGGAAATTTTCTACGCGCTGGGCCGCCGACCGAAGCTCGACACGCTCGGTCTCGCCAACGCAGGGGTCGAGTCAAAGTCGATTCGCCCGACGCAGCAGACGAATCAGGCTCATATTTTCAGCGCGGGCGACGTGGCCGGACCCTACGAAATCGTCCACATTGCGATCAATCAGGCGGAGGTCGCCGTTCGCAATGTGGCCCGGCTGCTGAAGAACGATCCCAGTCTGGAAACGATGGATTATCGCAGCAAATTGTTCGTCCTTTTCACTCATCCCGAGCTGGCTCAGGTCGGTCTCACCGAGGAGGAGGCGCGTGGAAAAGGGATGGATATTCTCACGGCCTGCCATCCGTTCGACGATCACGGCAAGTCGCTCGTGATGGGCGAGTCCGATGGTTTTGTGAAGCTGGTCGCGTTGCGGAGTTCGGGCGAAATCATCGGCGCGAGCGTGCTCGGTCCCGAAGCGAGCAGTCTGATTCACGAGATTGTTGCCGTGATGCATTTCCATGGAACTGCCGCCGACGTGGCAAAAATGCCCCATTATCACCCGACCCTCGCCGAGATCTGGACGTATCCGGCAGAGGAAATTGCGGATCAAGTTGCCTAAATCGTCCGCCTCTTTATGGTTCCCGCCTGCCCAATTATGCGTCCATTCCTTTTTCTTTTTCTCGCCACCAGTTCTTTGTTTGCCCAAGTCGCGCCCGTGCCCGCTCCAGCCGAGTTGCAGGTCATGCGCGCCGAGCCCGTGCGTGAGCGCGAGCTGATCACCCGGCTGCAAATTTACCTCGATCAACGCAATTTCGGTCCCGGCAAAATCGACGGACGCTGGGGGGAATTCACAGGGAAAGCCCTCAATCGTTACCAAAAAGCCAGCGGCATGAACGTGGACGGCAAATGGGAATCCATCCCGGATCTGCTCCAGATCAGCCCGATTTACACGAGCTACACGTTGCGGCCCGAGGATTTTAAGCAGGTCGGCGAGATTCCAAAAACGCCCCAGTTGCAGGCCAAGCTAAAGCGGATGCCCTATACTAACATCCTGGAATTCCTTGGGGAGAAGTTCCATTCCGATCCCGAGTTTTTGCTGAAGTTGAACAAAGATCGCAGCATGGCGGCACTGGTGGCTGGCGACGTTATTCGCGTGCCGAACGTGGCTCCGTTTCTCATCGAGGACATGAAGGAAATCGGCAGCCTGCCGCCGGTTCCGGAGTTTGCCACCCGGTCGATTCACATCGACACGGTTAACAAAATGCTCGAGCTGCGCGACGGCGACAAACTGCTCGCGGCGTTTCCGATCACGCCCGGTGCGGCGAATCATCCGGCTCCAAAAGGAACGTGGCACATTGTCGGAATCGCGACGATGCCCTGGTATCGCTGGAACAAGGGCGTGCTGAACAACGGCGTTCCCACGGGTGAATCCTACGAGATTCCAGCCGGACCCAACTGCCCGGTGGGCGTGCTCTGGTGCGGGTTGAACAAACGCGGCGTCGGCGTTCACGGCACGAACAGCCCCGACAATATCGGACGCACGGGGAGCCATGGTTGCATTCGGCTGGCAAACTGGGACGCCGCGCGTTTCGCCAGCATGGTGACCAAAGGGATGACGGTTCTGATTGACGCCGTGGATGTGGCCCCGACCGTTCCTGCGACTCCCACTCCTTCTCCGGTTGCGTCGGCAACTCCGGCTCAGTGAGGAAAATGGGGTGATCGACGGGACTCGAACCCGCAACAACCAGAATCACAATCTGGGACTCTAACCATTGAGCTACGACCACCATTTTCTCTGTCCTCGCGGGCAGGGCGAATTAATAACGCTCGTTGCTGGAAAGCGCAAACCGAAAATTCGGGCGCGGCCAGTGTTTATAAAAAAGCGACCGGCTTCTCGTAGATCGCCAATACGATGCAACCCGACTCACTCGTTACTCTGTGCCGCGTGCCTGGCGGATTGATGATGAGGCTGCCAGCCTGGGCCGTTCCTTGGTCGTCGGTCTGGCTGCCGGTGAGGATGAACAAATGCTCGTAGCCAACGTGTTTGTGGAGCGGAATTTGCCCGTCTTTCTGGAAGCGCAGCAGCGAGGCGCAAGGCCCCGAGTTTCCATCGCCATAGATGCGGAAAATATCGACGCCGTCCTGAAAATACTGCCAGTCCACCTGGTCGGGATCGCGGGCGATGCTTTGCAGATCCAGTAAATCGATGGGTGGAAGGGAGAGAGATTTCAATGGAAGTCGAATGGGAGCGGGGATATCCACTCTGACTCGGTTCACCGTAAAATCAACGGCGGAACCCGGCTTAATTGCCGAGCGCCGCGATGAAAGCCGCCGAATCCGCCACGGCTCCGAAGACGCCGCCCTGCATCTGGATCATTTTTAACGCGGCGAGATAGTTTCCGTGATCGGTGGCACCGGTGCAATCGGTGAGCACGATGCATTCGTAGCCGCGGTCGTTCGCCTCGCGCATCGTGGTGTGCACGCAGACGTCGGTCGTGATGCCGGTGAGCACGATGTGGGTGATGCCGCGGGTGCGCAAGAGCAGGTCGAGGTCGGTCGCGTAGAACGCGCCTTTGCCCGGCTTGTCCACGATCGGCTCACCCTCGATGGGGTACACCTCGGGCACGATGTCCCAACCCGGTTCGCCCCGCACGAGGATGCGACCGCACGGCCCGGCGTCGCCGATGCCCGCACCCATCTGCTTCGACCGCCACAACTTGTTCGGTGGACAGTCGCTGAGATCGGGCTTGTGCCCTTCGCGCGTGTGGATCACGAACAGACCGGCGGTCCGTGCCGCGGCGAGCACCCTCGCGGTGGGTTCGAGACCGGACCGCGTCAGGTTGAGGTCGTAGCCCATGTGGTCGACGTAGCCGCCCGGCCCGCAGAAGTCCGTCTGCCAGTCGATGTTGAGGAGGGCGGTGCGGGCGGGGACGACGCTGCCGTCGTAGGGCCACGCGTACGGTTCGGCGTCCACGACGCCGGCCGGAACGTCCGC
Proteins encoded:
- a CDS encoding glycoside hydrolase family 3 N-terminal domain-containing protein; the protein is MKLRMDFFRRLLIFLGLGAVMAGGVWFFSVQSPPLRVMVGQMILLGFTGADARAEGPRRVARQVHAGQVGGVIFLGWNFKSRAGVFGMTRLYREAGGPFPPFLVIDMEGGLVQRLGSRLGYEAIPSAEKMGATMTPAEARLRFDTMTGWVREAGFNLDLGPVVDLGGEPLNPISVQHRTYGSDPAKVVTYAREFMAANRARGILSALKHFPGHGSSRTDSHDDFVDVSATWKAAELEPYRELIASGGVDAVMTGHLLQRDLASDGFPVSLSRTAIEGVLRDELHFDGLVISDDLQMKAISKHYGLEEAVVRAINAGTDVLMVTNTEREPELPGRIIAMVLQAVEDGRIEKSTIRTAWRRIQRAKARL
- a CDS encoding dienelactone hydrolase family protein; the encoded protein is MKHTSFLALLACTVFSSAQAKLVTQTVAYEHNGTPLTGYLAYDDAKVSPGKTPGILLIHEWWGLNDYAKSRANQLAELGYVTFAADMYGQGVTTEDPKKAGELAGQFYGKPLMAERAQAGLDQLKKNPSVDPAKLAAIGFCFGGSTVQALAYSGAPLVGIVSFHGGPVPAPAEVAGKVKTHFLLLNGAIDPMVPAPAKADLEKSLEAARIDYQSIDFAGALHAFTNPAADQLATSAGLTGKIGYNATAAERSWKQMQIFFDEILK
- a CDS encoding dihydrolipoyl dehydrogenase; this encodes MSPEFDLLIIGAGSAGYNGASLAHKLGLKVGLIDGAEELGGLCILRGCMPSKALLAGANRFQRVKESGEFGISVENARIDMAELMVRKDCWIGEFADYRRGQITSGRFPFIHGHAAFVDAHTVEITTGPEVGRRVTASYFLLATGSELKPPTLPGLMETGFQHSDTLLKNPHIPASVIVLGAGAIGLEFAHYYNALGSRVTILQRSAHLLRGSDFEVSDGLRKALEKRGIAIQTGVALESAGVGPNGKKVVYSQNGERHEVEAEEIFYALGRRPKLDTLGLANAGVESKSIRPTQQTNQAHIFSAGDVAGPYEIVHIAINQAEVAVRNVARLLKNDPSLETMDYRSKLFVLFTHPELAQVGLTEEEARGKGMDILTACHPFDDHGKSLVMGESDGFVKLVALRSSGEIIGASVLGPEASSLIHEIVAVMHFHGTAADVAKMPHYHPTLAEIWTYPAEEIADQVA
- a CDS encoding L,D-transpeptidase family protein translates to MRPFLFLFLATSSLFAQVAPVPAPAELQVMRAEPVRERELITRLQIYLDQRNFGPGKIDGRWGEFTGKALNRYQKASGMNVDGKWESIPDLLQISPIYTSYTLRPEDFKQVGEIPKTPQLQAKLKRMPYTNILEFLGEKFHSDPEFLLKLNKDRSMAALVAGDVIRVPNVAPFLIEDMKEIGSLPPVPEFATRSIHIDTVNKMLELRDGDKLLAAFPITPGAANHPAPKGTWHIVGIATMPWYRWNKGVLNNGVPTGESYEIPAGPNCPVGVLWCGLNKRGVGVHGTNSPDNIGRTGSHGCIRLANWDAARFASMVTKGMTVLIDAVDVAPTVPATPTPSPVASATPAQ
- a CDS encoding cupin domain-containing protein: MKSLSLPPIDLLDLQSIARDPDQVDWQYFQDGVDIFRIYGDGNSGPCASLLRFQKDGQIPLHKHVGYEHLFILTGSQTDDQGTAQAGSLIINPPGTRHRVTSESGCIVLAIYEKPVAFL
- a CDS encoding isochorismatase family cysteine hydrolase; translated protein: MSETVTTPAPAADVPAGVVDAEPYAWPYDGSVVPARTALLNIDWQTDFCGPGGYVDHMGYDLNLTRSGLEPTARVLAAARTAGLFVIHTREGHKPDLSDCPPNKLWRSKQMGAGIGDAGPCGRILVRGEPGWDIVPEVYPIEGEPIVDKPGKGAFYATDLDLLLRTRGITHIVLTGITTDVCVHTTMREANDRGYECIVLTDCTGATDHGNYLAALKMIQMQGGVFGAVADSAAFIAALGN